A stretch of DNA from Nitratireductor thuwali:
GCCTCGGGAGTTGGCCCGTCGTCCGGCACATCCATCGCTTCGTCAAGTCCGCTGCCGCGCCGCCGGCGGGCGCGGACGCGATCGATCGCGTGATTGCGCGCCACGGCCACGAGCCAGGTCATCGGACTGAGGTCCGAAGCCGAGAACCGGTCCGCCTTCGTCCAGATCTTGACATAGACTTCCTGCAGCGCTTCCTCGGCCTCCGCCCTGTCCCGCAAAATACGCAGGCACACCCCGAATAGTTTCGCGCTCGTCCGGCTGTAGAGCTGGTCGAAGGATGTGCGATCCCGCAAGGCGGTCCGGAATATGAGCTTGGTGATGTCGTCCGACCCC
This window harbors:
- a CDS encoding sigma-70 family RNA polymerase sigma factor, with amino-acid sequence MGSDDITKLIFRTALRDRTSFDQLYSRTSAKLFGVCLRILRDRAEAEEALQEVYVKIWTKADRFSASDLSPMTWLVAVARNHAIDRVRARRRRGSGLDEAMDVPDDGPTPEAQAIASGERRLIDGCLGELEDDRAAAVRGAYLNGDSYSELAERFGVPLNTMRTWLRRSLAKLKECLER